In Thiospirochaeta perfilievii, a single window of DNA contains:
- a CDS encoding coiled-coil domain-containing protein, translating to MKDSEQINLVKKDIKSIEIEKNERIGQLGEIFFDSNIELEDSSIIEDIQRIESEIPIIKNRMEELKSYNLSITEAEEDVKLCHEKIKDIKSGMGSIYEKVGVELFCFVGEKELAYPEIATLYKELKEGEARSESLENKLYSYENSASKKSFLNIFSTPFHVRGIKKEIRLNNKQSLTNFRKLGEVYTNTPQLVKDESNESLLDVLEEYNKLQNSLKSQNEKLISLNKRISDNEQKIKEESDGLKLKSVYDKCEKQIVDAQNRVSKLLVDLGEHVVSINKETWENPEVDEKLGVYKELNKKLEEKQKELVYLEKQKKYNKLLKEIKEREESLKVEREHIEKLTETLEKNKANLTEVVGESELLLKWLNDNPL from the coding sequence ATGAAAGATAGTGAACAGATAAATTTAGTAAAAAAGGATATTAAATCCATAGAGATAGAAAAAAATGAGAGGATAGGTCAATTAGGTGAAATCTTCTTTGATTCAAATATAGAGTTAGAAGATAGTTCTATAATAGAAGATATCCAGAGGATTGAGAGTGAAATCCCAATAATTAAAAATAGGATGGAAGAGTTAAAGAGTTACAACCTTTCAATTACCGAGGCAGAAGAAGATGTAAAGTTATGCCATGAAAAAATTAAGGATATAAAATCCGGTATGGGATCTATATACGAGAAAGTAGGTGTTGAACTTTTCTGTTTTGTAGGGGAAAAGGAGTTAGCTTACCCCGAAATAGCAACACTGTATAAGGAGTTAAAGGAGGGAGAGGCTCGATCTGAATCCCTGGAAAATAAACTCTACTCCTATGAGAACAGTGCTTCAAAAAAAAGTTTTTTAAATATATTTTCCACACCCTTCCATGTTAGAGGGATAAAAAAAGAGATTCGTCTTAATAATAAACAGAGCTTAACAAATTTTAGAAAGCTAGGAGAGGTTTATACTAATACTCCCCAGTTAGTAAAGGATGAGAGTAATGAGTCGCTACTCGATGTTTTAGAGGAGTATAATAAGTTACAAAATAGCTTAAAAAGTCAAAATGAGAAGTTAATATCATTAAATAAAAGAATTAGTGATAATGAGCAGAAAATAAAAGAAGAGAGTGACGGGTTAAAATTAAAAAGTGTATACGATAAGTGTGAAAAACAGATTGTTGATGCTCAAAATAGGGTTTCTAAACTTTTAGTAGATCTTGGAGAGCATGTTGTTTCCATTAATAAAGAGACCTGGGAAAACCCTGAGGTAGATGAGAAGCTAGGTGTCTATAAAGAGTTAAATAAAAAATTAGAAGAGAAACAGAAAGAACTAGTCTACCTTGAGAAACAGAAAAAGTATAACAAACTCTTAAAAGAGATCAAAGAGAGGGAAGAGAGTCTAAAGGTTGAAAGGGAGCATATTGAGAAGCTAACTGAGACTTTAGAGAAAAATAAAGCTAATTTAACAGAGGTTGTTGGAGAGAGTGAACTACTTTTAAAATGGTTAAATGACAACCCTCTTTGA
- a CDS encoding DUF6320 domain-containing protein — protein sequence MPYCIHCGVKLNHRYSNCPLCQIPVEFPEKRKETNPLYPKDINKISIIKGQANSRDINTIHFLRFITILTILLTTGINYYLKGVLSWSLISTISLIFIYMIVTATLHLKRNPLLLYIYLNVILGLYLYLLDVLIIGLDWFIFYALPCFISIQVISLITKILFYFIKSKLLRSVTLLVVTDIFLILINLITARGFTWSRITTSIIVPTSLYLIFFYFKSRSKRVVI from the coding sequence ATGCCCTACTGTATACACTGTGGTGTTAAACTAAACCATAGATATTCAAACTGCCCACTATGCCAAATTCCAGTGGAGTTTCCAGAAAAAAGAAAGGAGACAAATCCTCTATACCCTAAAGATATTAACAAAATTTCTATAATTAAAGGACAGGCGAATAGCCGAGACATAAATACTATTCACTTTTTAAGATTTATTACAATTTTAACAATACTACTAACAACAGGAATAAACTACTACTTAAAGGGAGTTCTAAGCTGGTCCTTAATTTCTACTATTTCTCTAATTTTTATATATATGATTGTAACAGCAACACTACATCTAAAAAGAAACCCGCTACTTCTATATATCTATTTAAATGTAATTCTGGGCCTATATCTATACTTATTAGATGTTCTAATAATTGGTTTAGACTGGTTTATTTTTTACGCACTACCCTGCTTTATATCTATACAGGTAATATCATTAATAACAAAAATTTTATTCTATTTTATTAAATCAAAACTACTAAGAAGTGTAACCTTATTAGTAGTCACAGATATATTTCTAATTTTAATCAATTTAATAACAGCAAGGGGTTTTACGTGGTCACGTATAACTACATCAATAATTGTTCCCACTTCACTCTATTTAATATTTTTTTATTTCAAATCAAGGTCAAAGAGGGTTGTCATTTAA
- a CDS encoding IspD/TarI family cytidylyltransferase, whose product MISTILLSGGVGSRSGKNIPKQYCELDGKVIFLYCIDELIKANLVEELVVVYGDGFKDLIVKLLNNYKNCFSCIKFVKGGSTRQESVLNGLKECSGSRVLLHESARPLITDEELLKVANHPSQNVTMGIDIPFTVLKHRDGKIDSILNREELFNVQLPQKFNREDLLKAHICSIKDGRSFTDDSSLMFYYKYDVAVISGSEENIKITSANDFSVAEGILNSRKNRSRV is encoded by the coding sequence ATGATTTCTACAATATTATTATCAGGTGGAGTCGGGTCTAGATCGGGCAAAAACATACCAAAACAGTACTGTGAACTAGATGGAAAAGTAATCTTTCTTTACTGTATTGATGAGCTAATTAAGGCTAATTTAGTTGAAGAGTTAGTAGTTGTTTATGGTGATGGTTTTAAGGATCTAATAGTTAAATTATTAAATAACTATAAGAACTGTTTTAGTTGTATTAAGTTTGTAAAAGGTGGTAGTACTAGACAGGAGTCTGTTTTAAATGGTCTAAAAGAGTGTAGTGGTAGCCGAGTATTACTCCACGAATCTGCTAGACCACTAATAACAGATGAAGAGCTATTAAAAGTTGCAAATCATCCTTCACAAAATGTCACAATGGGCATAGATATTCCATTTACAGTATTAAAACATAGGGACGGTAAAATAGACTCTATACTAAATAGGGAGGAGCTTTTTAATGTGCAGCTTCCTCAAAAATTTAATAGGGAAGATCTTTTAAAAGCCCATATTTGTAGTATAAAAGATGGTAGAAGTTTTACAGATGACTCGTCGTTAATGTTTTATTATAAGTATGATGTAGCAGTTATTTCTGGATCAGAAGAGAATATAAAAATAACTTCAGCAAATGACTTTTCAGTTGCTGAAGGAATATTAAATAGCCGAAAAAACAGGTCGAGGGTTTAA
- a CDS encoding ABC transporter permease, translating to MDFLQTMAPFLLASIGGLYTEYSGTTNVAIEGYMTMGAFLFITITKVTGSFYLGVFLALSIITVLGFLHGFLTIKLKANPIITGLAVNMGFFGIISALAYKIFRTKGVILLENSREFDTNSIILLSLLIPFLTIFIMKHTRFGLRLKVRGLSKKTLIYSNINPDFYRTTAVIVSGLFSGIAGIFLGMELRSFIPNISAGRGWISLVIIYLGRKNPIGILLGCILFSVTQMLSNFGQSQDIPSDLILASPYIFTLIALILTSKSQKQRD from the coding sequence GTGGACTTCCTACAAACAATGGCCCCATTTCTCCTAGCGTCTATAGGAGGACTATATACAGAGTACTCAGGCACTACAAACGTAGCTATTGAGGGTTATATGACTATGGGAGCCTTCCTCTTTATTACTATAACAAAGGTAACTGGCTCCTTCTATTTAGGAGTATTTCTAGCCCTATCTATAATTACTGTATTAGGATTTTTACATGGGTTCTTAACAATTAAACTTAAGGCTAATCCTATAATTACAGGATTAGCAGTTAATATGGGTTTTTTTGGAATAATATCAGCTCTAGCATATAAGATATTTAGAACAAAGGGTGTTATACTTCTAGAAAATAGTAGAGAATTTGATACGAACTCAATAATACTTCTATCCCTATTAATTCCATTTTTAACAATATTCATAATGAAACATACTAGGTTTGGATTAAGATTAAAGGTTCGAGGTTTAAGTAAAAAGACACTTATCTATTCAAATATTAATCCAGATTTCTACAGGACTACAGCTGTTATTGTTTCAGGTCTATTTTCAGGGATTGCAGGTATTTTTTTAGGAATGGAGTTACGAAGTTTTATCCCTAATATAAGTGCCGGCAGAGGTTGGATATCCCTTGTTATTATTTATTTAGGAAGAAAAAATCCCATAGGAATTCTTTTAGGTTGTATACTCTTTTCAGTTACTCAGATGTTATCAAATTTTGGACAGAGTCAAGATATACCTTCGGATCTAATTCTAGCATCCCCATATATCTTTACCCTTATAGCCCTAATTTTAACATCAAAGAGCCAGAAACAGAGGGATTAG
- a CDS encoding ABC transporter permease, with protein MNKIFKHPVIIIIILTIVPSALLILILSSNPILSFYAFVTGPFSNVYSFGNMLNNAAPLMLTSLGAFIALKSNSFNLGGEGQVYLGATITGILSIYLNNTIGVFTLPFIIIVALFTSGILTWISAWLEIKYRVNSLISTYLLSMTIIHICNYFVTGPFLMEGSNILTTSKINKSYYLPKILEPSALSAGFLIALILVIIISLYLKNTLWGYEFTISGKNRVFAESMGIKSLNYRVAGLTISGVLHGAAGVILVLGNHHSVIVGINNNLGWNGLSSALLAGSRPIMVIISSLFYSFLDAGSSYATITSDVTIELSQIIKSVLFFVISSRLIKDKFIKRGIE; from the coding sequence ATGAATAAAATATTTAAACACCCTGTAATAATAATTATAATATTAACTATTGTTCCATCTGCACTTCTGATTCTTATATTAAGCAGCAACCCAATATTATCATTTTATGCATTTGTAACCGGGCCATTCTCTAATGTCTACAGTTTTGGAAATATGTTAAATAATGCGGCTCCACTTATGCTAACCTCCCTAGGAGCATTTATTGCATTAAAATCCAACAGTTTTAACTTAGGAGGAGAGGGTCAGGTCTATCTAGGAGCTACAATTACAGGTATTCTATCGATATACCTAAATAATACTATAGGAGTTTTTACTCTTCCATTTATAATTATTGTAGCCCTTTTTACATCAGGGATATTAACCTGGATATCAGCTTGGTTAGAGATAAAATACAGGGTTAATAGTCTTATATCAACATACCTACTCTCAATGACTATAATTCATATATGCAACTACTTTGTAACTGGACCTTTTTTAATGGAGGGGAGTAATATTCTTACAACCTCAAAAATTAATAAATCCTATTATCTTCCTAAAATACTAGAGCCATCAGCTCTATCAGCAGGTTTCTTAATAGCACTAATATTAGTTATAATTATATCTCTATACTTAAAAAACACCCTTTGGGGTTACGAATTTACCATTTCTGGTAAAAATAGAGTTTTTGCGGAATCAATGGGTATAAAAAGCTTAAACTATAGGGTTGCGGGATTAACTATAAGTGGAGTACTCCATGGAGCAGCAGGGGTTATACTAGTTTTAGGTAATCACCACTCTGTAATTGTAGGAATTAATAACAACCTAGGCTGGAATGGTTTATCATCTGCCCTACTGGCGGGAAGCCGTCCAATAATGGTTATAATCTCCTCTCTATTCTACTCATTCTTAGATGCTGGTTCAAGTTATGCTACAATAACCTCAGACGTAACAATAGAGCTATCACAAATTATTAAAAGTGTTCTATTTTTTGTTATATCTTCAAGATTAATAAAAGATAAATTTATAAAAAGAGGTATTGAATAG